One window from the genome of Clupea harengus chromosome 19, Ch_v2.0.2, whole genome shotgun sequence encodes:
- the polr3gla gene encoding RNA polymerase III subunit GL a isoform X1: MAGRGRGRGQLTFNVDALGLKKGEALPPSMVKPSPLFPPMQFQPVPLQTGEAVEYMLALKQELRASTKKLPFHILPAKPKRDVERYTDKYQSSEPKNNTIEWTPDWSRLPKELCIKVREPQIARVRPPKRKKKSEMGKQDIIQTLETLEKKETEAKSDEEEEETEEGKKKKKSEEEGEPEEENDYEEDFEEDTDYIESYFDNGEEFGADSDENMDEATY; this comes from the exons ATGGCTGGGCGAGGCAGAGGACGAGGCCAGCTGACTTTCAATGTTGACGCCCTTGGTCTCAAAAAAGGGGAGGCTTTGCCTCCGTCCATGGTCAAGCCCTCTCCCCTGTTTCCT CCTATGCAGTTTCAGCCAGTGCCTTTGCAGACGGGAGAGGCGGTGGAGTACATGCTTGCCCTCAAGCAAGAGCTCCGAGCTTCCACAAAAAAACTGCCATTCCACATTCTACCTGCTAAACCCAAGAGGG ATGTGGAGAGATACACTGACAAGTACCAGTCCTCAGAACCCAAGAACAATACCATTGAATGGACCCCAG ACTGGAGTCGGCTGCCTAAGGAACTTTGCATCAAAGTTCGAGAGCCCCAGATAGCCA GGGTACGCCCGccgaagaggaaaaagaagtcgGAAATGGGGAAACAGGACATTATCCAGACACTAGAG ACACTAGAAAAGAAAGAGACCGAGGCCAAAtcggatgaggaagaggaggaaactgaagagggaaagaagaaaaagaagagtgaggaagagggagagcctGAAGAGGAGAATGATTATGAGGAAGACTTTGAAGAG GACACCGATTACATCGAGTCCTACTTTGACAATGGCGAAGAGTTTGGTGCGGACAGCGATGAAAATATGGATGAAGCCACGTACTGA
- the si:dkeyp-92c9.4 gene encoding mucin-1, protein MAQPMSQWSRVILFGCLLCVGTFQVSGAQQSVKSTAFSFYMEITNRPFEDSLLDPSSDYYKSLESEVEDLMDKVFKCSSCGTSYTYAGATDMTFKGGSSSVIVKTKLLFNTLIINSLVVEFLFIDKIIADPPKALKVNLEYTKENEPMPVPATV, encoded by the exons ATGGCACAGCCGATGAGCCAGTGGTCAAGAGTGATCCTCTTTGGTTGCCTCTTGTGTGTTGGGACGTTCCAGGTTTCAG GTGCCCAACAGTCAGTCAAGTCAACAGCTTTTTCCTTCTACATGGAGATCACCAACCGACCCTTTGAAGACTCACTCCTGGATCCCTCTTCAGACTACTACAAGAGCCTGGAGTCTGAGGTTGAGGATTTG ATGGATAAGGTCTTCAAATGCTCTTCTTGCGGCACCAGTTACACCTATGCGGGTGCTACAGACATGACTTTCAA GGGGGGATCCTCGTCTGTGATCGTGAAGACAAAACTTCTTTTTAACACACTGATCATAAACAGTTTGGTGGTCGAATTCTTGTTCATAGACAAGATCATTGCAGATCCGCCCAAAGCCCTTAAAGTGAACCTTGAGTACACAAAAG AAAATGAGCCGATGCCTGTCCCTGCCACAGTCTAA
- the polr3gla gene encoding RNA polymerase III subunit GL a isoform X2 — MQFQPVPLQTGEAVEYMLALKQELRASTKKLPFHILPAKPKRDVERYTDKYQSSEPKNNTIEWTPDWSRLPKELCIKVREPQIARVRPPKRKKKSEMGKQDIIQTLETLEKKETEAKSDEEEEETEEGKKKKKSEEEGEPEEENDYEEDFEEDTDYIESYFDNGEEFGADSDENMDEATY; from the exons ATGCAGTTTCAGCCAGTGCCTTTGCAGACGGGAGAGGCGGTGGAGTACATGCTTGCCCTCAAGCAAGAGCTCCGAGCTTCCACAAAAAAACTGCCATTCCACATTCTACCTGCTAAACCCAAGAGGG ATGTGGAGAGATACACTGACAAGTACCAGTCCTCAGAACCCAAGAACAATACCATTGAATGGACCCCAG ACTGGAGTCGGCTGCCTAAGGAACTTTGCATCAAAGTTCGAGAGCCCCAGATAGCCA GGGTACGCCCGccgaagaggaaaaagaagtcgGAAATGGGGAAACAGGACATTATCCAGACACTAGAG ACACTAGAAAAGAAAGAGACCGAGGCCAAAtcggatgaggaagaggaggaaactgaagagggaaagaagaaaaagaagagtgaggaagagggagagcctGAAGAGGAGAATGATTATGAGGAAGACTTTGAAGAG GACACCGATTACATCGAGTCCTACTTTGACAATGGCGAAGAGTTTGGTGCGGACAGCGATGAAAATATGGATGAAGCCACGTACTGA